A genome region from Planifilum fimeticola includes the following:
- a CDS encoding S8 family peptidase, translating into MNQTRHHWLRVHGRRMDSALRNDLIRRLHLLRWMPCFLHRTALGVMESLTRVPVLIQLEANRKKETGIVAAEHQALEFPVRRVFDNLGLYSCRLSLKQIKELMERPEVSKIYLDRKVYALLDTAAPATRAPLVWEAENQGEGVTIAVVDTGIDPHPDLTRPNNRIVAFKDFVGGLTKPYDDNGHGTHVAGCAAGNGYASDGKYRGTAPRARLVGVKVLDKTGAGNLSDVIAGIKWCIDNRDRYNIRIISLSLGSPPSGSYRDDPVCRVVEEAWNHGITVIAAAGNSGPEAGTISSPGNHPRIITVGASDDNETADPGNDTIASFSSRGPTADGVVKPDLIAPGVEITSLRVPGSYLDKMSADNRTGQYLTLSGTSMSTPLVSGIAALILSAHPELDPDQVKQKLLSTARDLGFSPNEQGKGLVDAFRAVSAE; encoded by the coding sequence ATGAACCAGACACGACATCATTGGCTGCGCGTTCATGGCCGGCGAATGGACTCCGCACTGCGGAATGACCTGATTCGCCGACTTCACCTGCTGCGCTGGATGCCCTGTTTTCTGCACCGGACCGCTCTCGGTGTGATGGAAAGCCTGACCCGCGTCCCGGTCCTGATTCAATTGGAAGCCAACCGGAAAAAAGAAACGGGAATCGTGGCCGCAGAACATCAGGCCCTCGAATTCCCGGTCAGGCGAGTCTTCGACAATCTCGGCCTGTACTCCTGTCGCCTTTCCCTGAAGCAAATCAAGGAATTGATGGAGCGACCCGAAGTCAGCAAGATTTACCTGGATCGGAAAGTGTACGCCCTTCTGGATACAGCCGCTCCCGCAACCCGAGCTCCCCTGGTTTGGGAAGCGGAAAATCAGGGAGAAGGCGTCACCATCGCCGTGGTCGACACCGGCATCGATCCACATCCCGATCTCACCCGCCCCAACAACCGCATCGTCGCCTTCAAGGATTTTGTCGGCGGCCTCACCAAACCCTACGACGACAACGGACACGGCACCCATGTGGCCGGATGCGCCGCCGGAAACGGATACGCTTCCGACGGAAAATACAGGGGAACCGCCCCCCGGGCCCGGCTGGTCGGCGTCAAAGTGTTGGACAAAACCGGGGCGGGGAACTTGTCCGATGTGATTGCCGGGATCAAGTGGTGCATCGACAACCGCGACCGGTACAACATCCGGATCATTTCCCTCTCCCTCGGCAGCCCTCCCAGCGGTTCCTACCGGGATGACCCCGTCTGCCGGGTCGTCGAAGAAGCCTGGAACCACGGCATCACCGTCATCGCCGCCGCAGGAAACAGCGGACCGGAAGCGGGAACCATATCCAGCCCGGGGAACCACCCGCGAATCATCACCGTGGGAGCCTCGGACGACAATGAAACCGCAGACCCCGGAAACGACACCATCGCCTCCTTTTCCAGCCGGGGTCCGACGGCAGACGGAGTGGTGAAACCGGATCTGATCGCTCCCGGGGTGGAAATCACCTCCCTCCGGGTGCCGGGTTCCTATCTGGACAAAATGAGCGCGGACAACCGAACGGGCCAATACCTCACCCTGTCCGGCACCTCCATGTCCACACCCCTCGTGTCCGGCATCGCGGCCCTGATCCTGTCCGCTCATCCGGAACTCGATCCGGATCAAGTAAAGCAAAAATTGCTGTCCACGGCTCGGGATCTCGGATTTTCCCCCAACGAACAGGGCAAGGGTCTCGTCGACGCCTTCCGGGCCGTGTCAGCCGAATGA
- a CDS encoding S8 family peptidase — protein MILPWSDPRPWIGRTKRIRRIFHLKESCDPEDVCRDLYRFGGRPVRVLRHLGMVVGEFVHDVEAIGLLERHPYVLHWEPDLRVTITEPYAGKISDRSAPSIPWGVRQVEANKVWSMTRGKAVKVAVIDTGIDYDHPAVKSNYRGGVNILSPLLSPYDYNGHGTHVAGTIAGCAVESGLIGVAPRAYIYAVKAFNRKGTANLSDLLSAINWCIENKMQVVNMSFGMEKMSESLRRAIYKAYRKGIVMLAAAGNKGMYGRVDFPARYPETIAVTATDKRGQIASFSNHSREVDVAAPGEMIPSSWTNGGTREMSGTSMAVPHVVGTVALLLYLRPDLTPEQVRRILSASSVPVTGAGVGRVNAYRSVQMLVHARI, from the coding sequence ATGATTTTGCCTTGGTCTGACCCCCGACCCTGGATCGGTCGAACGAAAAGAATCCGCCGCATTTTTCATCTGAAGGAATCCTGCGATCCCGAGGACGTCTGTCGGGACCTTTACCGGTTTGGCGGGCGGCCGGTTCGCGTTCTGCGCCATTTGGGGATGGTGGTCGGTGAATTTGTCCACGATGTGGAAGCGATTGGCCTTTTGGAGAGGCATCCTTATGTGCTCCATTGGGAGCCGGACCTCCGTGTAACCATCACCGAGCCCTATGCAGGGAAAATCTCCGACCGGTCCGCGCCGAGCATTCCCTGGGGAGTTCGGCAGGTGGAGGCGAACAAGGTATGGTCGATGACCCGGGGCAAGGCGGTGAAGGTGGCGGTGATCGACACGGGCATCGACTACGATCACCCGGCGGTGAAGAGCAATTACCGCGGGGGAGTCAACATCTTGTCCCCGCTGCTTTCCCCCTACGATTACAACGGGCACGGAACCCACGTGGCGGGAACAATTGCCGGATGCGCCGTGGAATCGGGACTCATCGGTGTGGCTCCTCGGGCCTACATCTATGCGGTCAAAGCCTTCAATCGAAAAGGAACCGCCAACCTGTCCGATTTGCTCAGCGCCATCAACTGGTGCATTGAAAACAAGATGCAAGTGGTGAACATGAGCTTCGGGATGGAGAAGATGAGCGAATCCTTGAGGAGGGCGATATACAAGGCTTATCGGAAGGGCATCGTGATGCTGGCCGCCGCGGGAAACAAAGGCATGTACGGAAGGGTGGATTTTCCCGCCCGGTATCCGGAGACCATCGCTGTCACCGCAACCGATAAAAGGGGACAAATCGCTTCCTTCAGCAATCACAGTCGGGAGGTGGATGTGGCCGCCCCGGGAGAGATGATCCCCTCTTCCTGGACCAACGGGGGAACGAGGGAAATGAGCGGGACGTCCATGGCGGTCCCTCATGTTGTCGGAACGGTGGCCCTGCTTTTGTATTTGAGGCCGGATTTGACCCCCGAGCAGGTTCGTCGGATTTTGTCCGCTTCTTCCGTTCCGGTGACGGGTGCGGGAGTGGGGAGAGTGAATGCGTACCGGTCCGTCCAAATGCTGGTGCACGCGCGGATATAA
- the mbcS gene encoding acyl-CoA synthetase MbcS, translated as MELRIPEYYNMTQDIDRHAANRDKVAIRWENERGEKRTLTYSELKDRSDALAKGLLKSGMSKGDRIMILLPRVPEAYIAYMAALKAGLIVLPCSEMLMPSDIRYRMTHAEVKGVIADSVLTGRVDEAAKEYSGLKLRVVRGEKSGGWEPIENLSVSDDSVRLPQVRSDDIAFISYTSGTTGGPKGVIHHHSWAIAHQAVAAKKWLDIRETDTVWATAGPGWAKWVWSPFISTLGSGATGLVYQGRFDPEKYLALMEQYRVNVLCCTPTEYRMMAKVDQLDRFDLSSLRSAVSAGEPLNREVIDTFRKHFGVDVRDGYGQTENTLLVGTLQGMTIKPGSMGKPTPGNRVAIIDESGQVLPPGQVGDIAVHKDAPALFKGYFRDPERTAKAFRGDWYLTGDQARMDEDGYFWFEGRADDIIISSGYTIGPFEVEDALVKHPSVRECAVVASPDPVRGAIVKAFVVLKRPEEASEELVKQLQEHVKSVTAPYKYPREIEFVTDLPKTTSGKIRRVELRMLEKQRKQNLS; from the coding sequence TTGGAACTTAGAATACCGGAATATTACAACATGACCCAGGATATCGACCGCCATGCGGCGAACCGGGACAAGGTGGCCATCCGGTGGGAAAATGAGCGGGGAGAAAAGAGGACTCTGACCTACTCCGAATTGAAGGACCGATCCGACGCCCTGGCAAAGGGTCTGCTCAAGTCGGGGATGAGCAAGGGCGACCGGATCATGATCCTTTTGCCGCGGGTTCCGGAGGCCTATATCGCCTATATGGCGGCGTTGAAGGCGGGTCTGATCGTGCTCCCCTGCTCGGAGATGCTCATGCCCTCCGACATCCGTTACCGGATGACGCATGCGGAAGTGAAAGGGGTGATTGCCGACAGTGTGCTCACCGGGCGGGTCGATGAGGCGGCGAAGGAGTATTCCGGCCTGAAGCTGCGCGTTGTCCGCGGTGAGAAAAGCGGAGGTTGGGAGCCGATCGAAAACCTTTCCGTTTCGGATGATTCGGTGCGTTTGCCCCAGGTGCGGAGCGACGATATCGCCTTTATTTCCTACACTTCGGGAACGACGGGCGGTCCCAAGGGGGTCATCCATCATCACAGCTGGGCCATTGCCCATCAGGCGGTGGCGGCCAAGAAGTGGCTGGATATTCGGGAGACGGACACGGTCTGGGCGACGGCCGGTCCGGGCTGGGCCAAGTGGGTGTGGAGCCCCTTCATCTCCACCCTGGGGTCGGGGGCGACGGGATTGGTTTACCAGGGCCGGTTTGATCCGGAGAAATACCTCGCCCTGATGGAACAATACCGGGTGAATGTTTTGTGCTGCACGCCCACCGAGTACCGGATGATGGCCAAAGTGGATCAGCTGGACCGGTTTGATCTGTCGTCCCTGCGCAGCGCGGTAAGCGCCGGCGAACCCCTCAACCGGGAAGTGATCGATACCTTCCGCAAGCATTTCGGCGTGGATGTGAGGGATGGATACGGACAGACGGAAAACACCCTGTTGGTGGGAACCCTTCAGGGAATGACCATCAAGCCCGGATCGATGGGGAAGCCTACGCCGGGCAACCGGGTGGCGATCATCGACGAGAGCGGCCAAGTGTTGCCGCCGGGACAAGTGGGGGACATTGCGGTGCATAAGGATGCCCCGGCCCTGTTCAAGGGTTACTTCCGGGATCCCGAACGGACCGCCAAGGCCTTCCGAGGGGACTGGTATCTCACCGGTGACCAGGCGAGGATGGACGAGGACGGTTATTTCTGGTTCGAAGGTCGTGCCGACGACATCATCATCAGCTCCGGCTACACCATCGGCCCCTTCGAGGTGGAGGATGCCCTGGTGAAACATCCGTCCGTGCGGGAATGCGCCGTGGTGGCCAGTCCGGATCCCGTTCGGGGAGCGATCGTCAAGGCCTTCGTCGTGCTGAAACGGCCGGAGGAGGCATCGGAAGAACTGGTGAAGCAGCTCCAGGAGCACGTCAAGAGCGTGACCGCCCCTTACAAATATCCGCGGGAGATCGAATTTGTCACCGATTTGCCCAAAACCACCAGCGGAAAGATTCGGCGGGTGGAACTTCGCATGCTGGAGAAACAAAGGAAACAAAACCTTTCTTGA
- a CDS encoding alpha/beta-type small acid-soluble spore protein produces MAQQQQQERRRNNNQLLVPGASQALNQLKYEIAQEFGVNLGPDTTSRANGSVGGEITKRLVALAQQQLGGGAVR; encoded by the coding sequence ATGGCCCAACAACAACAGCAAGAACGTCGGCGTAACAACAACCAACTGCTGGTTCCGGGGGCTTCCCAGGCTTTGAACCAGCTGAAGTATGAAATCGCTCAAGAGTTTGGTGTGAACCTGGGTCCGGACACCACTTCCCGGGCCAACGGATCTGTGGGTGGAGAAATCACGAAGCGTCTCGTCGCTCTGGCTCAGCAACAATTGGGTGGCGGCGCTGTTCGGTAA
- a CDS encoding cell division topological specificity factor MinE: MINLFGRDRERPTADTADDRLSLVLSYQRTEIDEKKLKHFRARLIELCDEFGYDVVGQVEIRPQTGRDRTTVICASIPIRRRDTVREPL; encoded by the coding sequence ATGATCAATCTGTTTGGAAGGGATAGGGAACGCCCGACTGCGGATACCGCTGATGACCGACTGTCTCTGGTCCTCAGCTATCAGCGCACGGAAATCGACGAGAAGAAACTGAAGCATTTTCGGGCTCGCCTGATTGAGCTGTGCGATGAGTTTGGATACGATGTGGTAGGCCAGGTGGAGATTCGACCGCAGACCGGCCGGGATCGGACGACGGTGATTTGTGCCAGCATCCCCATTCGACGGAGGGATACCGTCCGGGAACCCCTTTAG